Proteins found in one Micromonospora sp. WMMD1082 genomic segment:
- a CDS encoding condensation domain-containing protein — MADETTDLLRRLASLPANRRAAALRLLGRDSGAGSLRPRPDPSAPVRLSSGQEQVWLTDLMTGEPGSLVDHVAFRLTGPLDLAALQAAFGDLVARHEPLRSRLIRQGEMPMLVSGSAPVDVSVTELPAQGVAVATAAATSDLAVPFDLEQGPLARLRLYRLSPDDHVLVLASHHMVTDGVSQGVLLVDLEALYQARREGRPAALPPLTVHYGDFAEWQRGFLAGDRLTALTRYWTDRLADASARLALPLDRPRSARRGGAYLDAVAPAGLADRVTAAARQHATTPFVVLLTAFRLLLWRLTGARDTLVGTPISARPLAETENMVGYFLNMVVLRGAADPDASVRDLVAAEHASAMSAYAHQDLPFEQLVAQLRPPREIGSTPLVQTVFSVEGQPGMSGSYLGVDCEEIVLTGGWAQYDLMVKVVRDADLTARWDFDDAIMDVSRIAQWAQEFWALVDAVVDDPDRRVRDIPGLGDVPPAPAQADVEVLAWAGTAERVEPQGYLQETIAAAWQALLGVSPGAHDALFDLGGHSLTVAQLSFRLSEAFHAPVGVAELFGYQTVAAQAEYVEGLLLDRAARLSPDELARLLDGRS; from the coding sequence GTGGCCGACGAGACGACGGATCTGCTACGACGGCTGGCGTCCCTGCCGGCGAACCGACGTGCGGCGGCGCTGCGGCTGCTGGGACGCGACAGCGGCGCCGGCTCGTTGCGGCCGCGCCCCGATCCGAGCGCGCCGGTACGACTCTCCAGCGGACAGGAGCAGGTCTGGCTGACCGACCTGATGACCGGGGAACCGGGAAGTCTGGTCGACCACGTCGCGTTCCGACTCACCGGCCCACTCGACCTCGCCGCGCTCCAGGCCGCGTTCGGAGATCTCGTCGCCCGGCACGAGCCGTTGCGCAGCCGACTGATCCGCCAGGGCGAGATGCCGATGCTCGTGTCCGGGTCCGCGCCGGTGGATGTCAGCGTCACGGAGCTGCCGGCGCAGGGAGTCGCCGTGGCGACCGCGGCCGCCACGAGCGATCTCGCGGTGCCGTTCGATCTGGAGCAGGGACCACTGGCGCGGCTGAGACTGTACCGGCTCTCGCCGGACGACCACGTCCTGGTGCTCGCCTCGCACCACATGGTGACCGACGGAGTCTCGCAGGGTGTGCTCCTCGTCGACCTGGAGGCGCTGTACCAGGCTCGGCGCGAAGGTCGGCCCGCCGCGCTCCCGCCGCTGACGGTCCACTACGGCGACTTCGCCGAGTGGCAGCGCGGCTTTCTCGCCGGCGACCGGCTGACCGCGCTGACCCGGTACTGGACGGATCGACTGGCGGACGCGTCCGCTCGGCTCGCCCTGCCGTTGGATCGTCCGCGCTCGGCCCGACGCGGCGGCGCCTACCTGGACGCCGTCGCCCCCGCCGGGCTGGCCGACCGGGTGACCGCCGCGGCCCGCCAGCACGCGACGACGCCGTTCGTCGTCCTGCTGACCGCGTTCCGGCTCCTGCTCTGGCGCCTCACCGGGGCGCGCGACACCCTGGTCGGTACGCCGATCAGCGCGCGGCCGCTGGCCGAGACCGAGAACATGGTCGGCTACTTCCTGAACATGGTGGTGCTGCGCGGCGCGGCCGACCCCGACGCGTCGGTGCGCGACCTCGTCGCCGCCGAACACGCCTCGGCGATGTCGGCCTACGCACACCAGGACCTGCCGTTCGAGCAACTGGTGGCGCAGCTGCGTCCGCCGCGGGAGATCGGCTCCACGCCGCTGGTGCAGACCGTCTTCTCGGTCGAGGGACAACCCGGCATGAGCGGCAGCTACCTGGGGGTGGACTGCGAGGAGATCGTGCTGACCGGTGGCTGGGCGCAGTACGACCTGATGGTGAAGGTGGTCCGCGACGCGGACCTGACCGCCCGGTGGGACTTCGACGACGCGATCATGGATGTGTCCCGGATCGCGCAGTGGGCGCAGGAGTTCTGGGCGCTGGTCGACGCCGTGGTGGACGACCCGGACCGCCGGGTGCGCGACATCCCGGGGCTCGGTGACGTGCCGCCCGCCCCGGCCCAGGCCGACGTCGAGGTGCTGGCGTGGGCCGGCACCGCGGAGCGGGTCGAGCCGCAGGGCTACCTCCAGGAGACCATCGCCGCTGCCTGGCAGGCGCTGCTCGGTGTCTCCCCCGGCGCCCACGACGCCCTCTTCGACCTGGGCGGGCACTCGCTCACCGTCGCGCAGCTCTCGTTCCGGTTGAGTGAGGCGTTCCACGCCCCCGTCGGGGTGGCCGAGCTGTTCGGGTACCAGACGGTCGCCGCCCAGGCCGAGTATGTCGAGGGCCTGCTGCTGGACCGCGCGGCGCGGTTGTCGCCCGACGAACTGGCGCGGTTGCTCGACGGCCGGTCCTGA